The window ACTGCGGCGTCAAGATCGGCAGCAGTCAGATCAGGTTCTTTTGTTTTTGCGATTTCTTCAGCCTGTGCACGTGTCAGTGTACCCACTTTGTCTACGTGCGGACGTGGAGAACCTTTCTGGATACCGGCCGCTTTCTTGATCAGAATGGTGGCCGGTGGCGTTTTCATGATAAATGTGAAAGATTTATCAGCAAACGCGGTAATCACGACAGGAATCGGCAGACCAGGTTCCATGCCCTGAGTCTTGGCATTGAAGGCCTTGCAGAATTCCATAATGTTCAGGCCACGCTGACCCAGCGCAG of the Advenella mimigardefordensis DPN7 genome contains:
- the rplK gene encoding 50S ribosomal protein L11, whose product is MAKKIVGFIKLQVPAGKANPSPPIGPALGQRGLNIMEFCKAFNAKTQGMEPGLPIPVVITAFADKSFTFIMKTPPATILIKKAAGIQKGSPRPHVDKVGTLTRAQAEEIAKTKEPDLTAADLDAAVRTIAGSARSMGITVEGVN